From Oryzias latipes chromosome 18, ASM223467v1:
TAAATGTTTGAGACAAGTTGAGACAAGCATGgtacctttttattttcataaatgtgATTTTCCGAGCCATTGAAAATGTGGTGGGCTTTAGGTCAACAGTGTACTCATTACATCAGAATTTGCACTTCATTGTAAAAGACTTGTGGGAaacttcttgttgttttttccccccaaggcATTTACTTTCCTTCACATGAAGGATGACAGTTGATGGGGAAGTAGAGACAGAATAGCTGGGAAAGTTGGAGTGTCAAATAAACTGATTCTTAAAACTGTGCACGGttgaaaatgtagaaaaaagacAACTAGagaacaaaaactcaaaataaaaagaaaaggcattGAAAtaggaaacacattttctagCATGACAAAGCATTAAATGGAATTAACTCAATGCAAAAAGGTAAACAATTGTAAGTCAAAGTGCTCTGAAGCTACGGGCACATGGACTGTGACGCgttcaagaacgtgttaaaCACGCTTTTTGAACATGCACTTAGCCCTTGGTactcacactggacaagcagggaggggcttcttcttttgctACGGTTTACAACCTCACGTCTGCCACCTACATTAGCAAGAAGTTTGGTGTTTCATATCTTGTTtccaatatataaaagacttgttGACATGTAATTCCAGCTGGACACAAATCACAATAAATAATTTCTCCTAcgtaatcaattttcaaacggttggcacttctgtgaattaaaggcAACATCGTCCAAACGTCACTAGAACATCTGAGTCTCTCACTGGTCGAAGTTGAACTTGATGTAActtttaacccttctgctatcttagatgaccccacccttacattgacgtgttattcctgccatgacaaaggtggataaaggtggaaagatttcacgtaatccatggacaccagtaaggttcacaaattattgaagaaaaaaggtttagcgcactgtctagtgggtctagatgacccaactcccaacgttaaagtgcctatgatagcacaagggttacgcagcGTTCAAGGGGCTGCGCGTCTTGTACGTAGAGCTCGAAAGCTGACTTAAATATGTGCGAGAATTTCAAACACGGAAGCCCTCACCACACATTCAcaaagacttttctttggaaggAGGCCCCTTGAATACACGTTATTTCCCGTCTTCTGGTCTAATAACTCCAAAAAACAATTCTAACGACATCCTGCCATCATCAGATCTCAATTGGTGTCTAAAACGCTTTTATCAACTTGGAAACTCTTTGGGAAAAAATGGGTTTGCCTGCCTGGTCTGGTCTTTTAATGGCAGCGGGTCATGATGCCTCCAGGAGAAACTTGGAAATATGTGTTTGAATTCTTGACTGGTTCCTGGAGAACTTCCCGGAGTTCATTTTTCTGTGCTGAGAAATGAccataaatattgtttttgcaattctttcAGTTATGGCAAGAAAGGTTTCTTGCTTCTGCCTCCTTCATGAAGCATAACTTGGCTGTTAGGCAGTGGAGCAAAAGTTCAGAAGCTCTGCCAGGGTCACTGCCTCACACTAGTCTCTGTGATTCCTAATATAGTCATGAAAACATGGAAAAGCCTCCTGCCTGGATGGAGAGAAAAAGACGAGTTCaaaaaagggaggggggggatCAAGCAGGATAGAAGgttgttttgttctcttctttGTATCTGCTGAAGGTTCATGACTGATAAAAGCCTGCTGTTTAATCTCAGCCGGCTCGCCAGCTTGGAGTGCGGTCATGAAAAGGCACCCTTTCCAGAGATGCATCAAACACAAGCGGGGTGTCACACAGCAACTGAAAATGTGGAGACGGTAGAAAGAGCCCTCCCCTTACCCGGATAAAAAGAATGAGTGATCACCTTTTAAGGCCTATCTTTGACCCACTGATTATCTCAATGATACTACTCCAGTAGTGGCTTATTGCTTCGTCCTTAGTTTGGGGCACAGATAATAAGAGTTTATCTACTGGATTTCATCTTTAGTGGGTAGAACATCAAggtcacagaaaaacctgacGTCCCAAAGAGAATATTTGACAACCAGCATTTTTGGGAATCTGCTCTTTAACATGGCCGAATAGGACGATGTGTTCCATCCAAGACTGGTTTTGATAATGCTAAAGGGCTTacagccttagtcacaactaccCTCATGGCTAGATACTGCAGGCAAAACAAATGGGACAAACCCGTACGCAGGTGTCCTATACCATCCCATTGAGATTGTAGACCATGCAGTGAACCTGCAATGCAAAAATTGTTTATGAATTTGTTGATTTTATATAGCTCTACAACAGCCTTGGTGATCACgtttccatgtctgggttcattagATCATTCAGGGTCTCTCCCGGTATCATGAGCTTCACTCCTGCTGCAATTCATACGGTTTCCGGCACTacttctgtaaaataaaaacaactttaaaactaAAGGATCTTTTTATTGTTCTCTCGGAAATAAGAAAAAGTCCATATATGTGCAAACTGGCTGTCTTCCGATCCCGCAGTGGCTCTCTGTCTGCCAGCTAGCTAGCCATCCGGGTGTCAAACTCCACCGCCAGAACATTGCGGAGGCTATCCAGGGATCCGGCGCAGCGAGTGCGACTGCTCAAGCGATGCCGGCTGGCCGGTACCCCGAGGAGGCTTGCTTCCCAATCCTGCAGCGGCTCTCTGTTTGCTGTCCAGCTAGCCGCCAAGGGGCCACCTGGCGTAGACAGCGCGATGTCACCATCCCCTTGGGCCCTGCAAcaggcaacctgtccagggtgtatcctttgttcgcccaacagtagccgggacagtctccggcaaccccgtggcCCTAGCAgggtaactcttgtgctatcctaggcgtTACGTTACGTTACGTTGAtagctaaacaaaacaaaacaaagagtaACCGTGGGTCATAGAGCTTGTATTTTTTAGTTCCTAGCGACATCTCCGGTCTTATAGGATTAACTTCGGTTTTATTGGGTCCCGATCAGATTCCGATTCATCTTATTTTGCTGATACCAATTCCTGGTCCAAtactttggaaaaataaaaaggaaacaaatgccAAATAAACCGATTCAGGTTTttcacttgttttattttattcaccttATTTGATCATATACACATAAGCAATGCAATTTTCTTTAAGAAGGCTATTTATTAACTAGTAAAAAATGTGCcaatttaaacatacatttgagTTAAGTAAAAAGAGCAGCTGAACTTAAGATACCCAGCAGGCACGTACATAAGTAACCAAATAATAGAGCAACAGTGTTATAAAGTAATGTGCTGTCTAGAACAGCACTCTTTATTCTGTTGTGTAGTTTATCGTACTTCCCAGAAGTTCCAAATcacacaattttcttttctcttataTAGAGTAGGacacatgagaaaaatgtctcaCTTTTTCATTGAGTCACAAACCAGACCATACGGCATGGCCATAGCCCAATCAAAGTCCACTTTCTGTTTCTTGATTTTGTCACCAAATCGGAATGATGAGGGGAGTCTTCTTAgatatgattttctttttagtaaATTGAAAACTAGCCATCTCAACGTGTTGCTGCTACAATTCTAAGGTCACAGGACTCATCTAAAACCTGGCTTCCCCTTTAGTTATCAGTCAGCCTTGTGTTACTCCATAATATTGACATTGTTCATGAGGAAAGGCTCCTTTGGGTAACttcatgattaaaaacaaaaaaaagtcaaaagctATCCCATCTGATAGCTTCTTTTTCGCAATTAAAGTTCTGTCGCTATCTAGCGGTTAACCTTTCGCgtcatgctgtttttttttcgtgcagtttttcctttttttgtgtatgtctcccgcgtcctgattggctgtagaccttttCAATAAATCTCTTCCGTGTCGTGTGTCCTGTGCAGAATGGGTTCAATTTGCGAAATTGCTGATTTCATCTATCGCGagttcattttagaacaaaactcTTGTTATAAACGACGGACCACTGTTTAAATAACTGttcaaataataatttactgtttaaataattacatttcatgATGGGAAAGAATTCAAAGCAGCCTGAAAAGtcattaggttttttttatgcGTCTCCAGTTTTCTTAAATCATctctgttctgtcaaccagatTCAGTTTCGTTCTTCAGTTTTACAGACCATAAAGCTATAGATCTGTAGTAGTCACAATGATGAAAAGAGTTTCAAGTGTCTCTTCGTGGGTTCCCCATGAACATCAAGGCTCGGTGAGGCTCTCAGGTTCATAATTTGGCGGTTGGCCAGAGCCGCTTCCTGAAAACCTGAACTCTGCATGAAAATTTGACTCAAGGAGATTTATGGGAATGGTATTAGGGGTGGATCCTATTGGACGAAACCCAATAGAAATGTCTGCATTTGGGTAAGAAGAACCTTAatgttgaggattttttttatcgAAGAAATCCTAATATTCATATTATGTGATAAATTATACCTCGAGTATAAAGCTGCTTGAAAGTAAGAAGGCTAATCCAGAAGAGAACCCATCATAAGGTAAATTCGTTTACCGTATACCTATCCGAAACTTTCattgaagtcatagaattcaccTCTTTTATAAGCACCGTCATTTCaataaaagttttaagaaaTCTGCCAGAAATAAACAACATTCCTGCAGAGAGAAGCTAATCAGAACAGAATAAAGACAAGTCACCGTCTAAAAAGTCCTCTTTGTCTCTTGCTCGTTTGATCCCCCCCCTACACCAGTAACCCATATCCTCATTTTGAGCATGGTGACAGTTCCCAAAAACACACaggctcaccccccccccccccccccccccccaatcgtCTGGCTATGTGCCGACCCCAGCATCCAATTTGCTAATGCGTCCCTGCTGGAAACCGCCATCCCAACTGCGGCGTACTGTAATTATCGGCGCTCAGCTGAAGCAACTGGGGGGACGAGCCATGGGAATGAATAAATCAATGTTTTGCAGCTCTCTGCTGAAATCAGAGGGAAGGCAACTGATTAGTGCTTGTTTGCTCACCGCAGAGCCTTGATGCGGTTCACCTTCAGAGCAATAATTGCCGGCAGGATGGGAGGACAAACCTGGCCCATCTTGACTTAAATCGTtccctttcttttgttttttttgccatttcagGAAAATTTGTCAATTGCTTGgaatcaagaaaaacaaagcaacactgcaaaaaaaaaacaaaaaaaacaccccaattGTAGACAGTTCCTTTCTCCACCTCCAAATCTTCATCAGGATTTGGGTTTTCTCCCATAAAGTAGACCCTTAAAGCAGCCGCTGTTCATGTGTGCTGTACCATGCAGCCCTCAGGAGAATTGACTCAAACCCATTATAAGAAAACTAACAGAACCTGTTCTTTCTGTCCAATTACTCCGAGGATTGGAACTGCAGCGTTCCCTCCGAGCTTTCTTTGTCACTCATCGCATACTTACATTTGTTCGGACATGAAATTCAGGGCAAGTTTAGAAAACTTATgtgagatttcttttttatttatttatttaacgtGTTGACAGAGAGGGTTTGCAAAGTTTTTGTGGTGTTCTGGAGCTTGACAGTAAGACTTAAGCCCGCCAAAGCCTCTGGGAGGCAGAGATAAGGAAAGAGAGCATAAAACCAAATAAAGCTGCTTTGCTTATGGACTGAGACAAAGTTGGAAGTACTCTTAACGTGTCTGGATAAAGTGATTATATTAGTCTGGGCCAAATGTAACCCCCAACCCAACCGCCTGATCTCATTATTCTAAATCATTTAATATAATATTAGGAAATGCTACCCTTGTAGGAAAAAATCCATGACTTTATCAGAGACTTAGGAAAGAGGATACTTCCTCATACAAGAACACTTGTGTagataaaattaataattcaggacatttttaaagtggTGGATTTTCTAAAGGTAGCCTTTCTTCATATTACAATCATCTATTCAGGTGCAGAGGCCAACAGTTCCTCAGTCATTTGCAAGTCAAAGAGGCTGGGCAGTTCTCATCTTTCCTATAATGACCTCCCCTATGTGTACTCTACCTGGACCTTCAATTATCTCATGAAAGATGAACAACTGAGATCCATTGCAAATGACAACAGGAGGCATGATTATCATTGTAGGTGGAATTCGGTCTCATTTCCTTTTGGGATGACTTGTTTTTGGCTCATTTTCAATACGTCCCTCATGAGGACGTCGTTGTGTTTCCATCGTAACACTTCCGCTGtcctaggaactttaacattgggagttgggtcatctagacccactagacagtgctctgaactttttttcttcaatgatttgtgatcttcactggtgtccatggattacatgaaatctttcctcatttatccaccttcgtcatggtagggagaacacatcaaagtaagggtggggccatctaagatagcacaagggttaaacaaagcTCATTTTATCTCGGCTGATGCGATCCTGAAGTAATGCCCCTTTCCTGTGTGACACCATGCTAGCCAACAGTAGATGTGTGTAGATGTACCATATCCCGTCATCTAGACAGGATATGGTGTCAGAACCTTGATCGTTTCATACAAAAATGGGCAGCCAAAAGTGATAGTTCTTGGAATCAAGCTTCCACCTTTTATGCTACCACAAATATATGCTATGGTCACATATTACAAAAAGTGTGTCGATGCATGCATGCAACGCAAGTTGGTGGGTTGCGCCCCCCGCAGTATTGCGGAAGTCGCATTTTTACATGCTGCACGATAGCCGGGGAGGGTTCAGGAAATAAAAGAGGCGCCTAGCTGCTGGTGGCACTTGATATGGAAAGCCACCGTCCAGAGAAATTTAGACATCGTCCAATCAGCACTGCCGCTATTTACATTCATAACCACGCttatgattttcaaaaaaactggtctggtgtgtgtgtgtgtacacaaatgcaaagttcctttgtgtttttttcaataaagcttAACACaaaatgaatgagaaaaaaatgtcaatatatTATTTCAGTTCAACAGCACACAGTTAACAGATCAGTCaatgcaaacatgttttttctgtcaaacagcagtttcaaaacatacaaaagtgaggtttaaagccaaaacattttacagaccAGCATTGTGGAGCAAGTAAACATGGCCCaaaacaaacaatcaaaaaagGATGCTTCACATTTCCCTGCTATCTAAAAATCTCCCAAacgataaaaaacaagaacGTAGTGTTGCTTCAGCCTTACAGTATCTTTAAGACAATAAAATTCCTTTGGTTTTCAGTCGAGCATTGGTGCCCTGAAAATGCATCAAATGTTGTGCCTGCTGTACCTTCAAAGGGAAGGACAGTTGGTTAGtttaaaggctgtgtcacacagccactacgtagattttgcgcattttccacatttgaaattttggtctttcgggtaaatgcgtgatatacgtaattcatgTTTCTTGTGTTCGGCATTCGTCAACATTGgcagatgtctgtcgagggtttcgACCTTGTAAATGTGGTTTCGAGCTgttcaaaattggtcaaaaTTACGCAATTCATGTTTACacacaattattacgtaaaccTTATGCAgttctgtgtgattttttgcgagatgcatacgcaaatttgtggctttctatGATCCGTCAGcgtatgtctaatggacttttcatgtatgtaccaccaatgtataatTTCTATATTATGCATGCGGCGCAAATATGTTAAAATGACCTAAATGACACACCAATCATTAACAAATTGCGCATAAACAGCGCAATAGTCCTACACGGTTCATGCTCTACCTTGATTTaggtgttctttgcgtggttttaTTTGTacctcttttgttgttttaatatagttcatttctgatacatttgtcaaaatttcacgtaaagaccacaacttttctcactttttcctcatatgatcaattttcatccatgcaatatgcgcaaaatgcaTGTTgtagctgtgtgacatggctttAACCTGCTACAGTAGTTGATTATAAGACTTTGGCATAGAAGCAAAGTGCACTTTCCGTGACAATCATACTTCAGCACCCGAAATAGTCTGCATTGCTAAATTCTAATCGACATTTTTTCCCTCAAACTAGCCAAAGTAGGTTCTCCTCGCAGTGTAAAATCCACGTATGGAGAGAAGTTATTCAGCTGTTTGGCTAATCTGAGGGGGCTACGCTTTCGTTCAAAAATTTCTTCATACAATTTTTAGGcaagaaacatgaaaaaagacGGAATTGGGTAACCCCGACAATAAATAGTAATAGGAATTTTGTAAAACACAGCAACGTCTTTACCTAGGAAGCTGCACATTAAGACATTTGGACGTTGCTTTTTGTCTCTTGTTCAACAGTTTGAAGCTTTTGTCtaataaggtttaaaaaaaaaaggctttgtagCAACAggtcataataaaaaaacaagcgtgtgggacagaaaaataaactggCGGCAGTGTAAAACAGTTACGTCTTTCCGTACTCTCAGTAGTCTCTGTAACAATTCGTTAAAGCTTCAACGAAAGCAGTAATATTCATCCGATTCCATCCTGGCTTTTAGAGGCGATTTGGCGAAGCCGTCGCCATCAACTACAGTTTTATCCACGAAGCAGTCCAGGCCCGTGGGTGAGGGGTCGTCCGGTAGGTCTTCAAGCGTGTCCAGGTAGCTGCCGACGGACAGGCCATCCAGTCCGTCACCGTTCCCATCGTTCAGACTGTTGAAGCTGCCTTGCAGCGACGTACCATCCTGGCTGTCCGAGAGGCTGTAAGTACTGCCCGTCAGGCTGCCGTCTTGGCTCGCCAGGCCCCCTTTGTCTTCTATGACCCAACGGATGGACTCGATGCCCTCATTGATTGACATTAACTGCTGCATCAGCTTCACATCGATGGCTCGCAGATTTGCCTGTGTGGACAAGAAGATGGCAATGAGGACATGGTTTCTCATTTTTAGAATAACACCGGTGAATATCTTGCTGCcatgtgcaacaaaaaaaaaaaaaaaagggtcttgATTTGCTAGCAAATCCATCAGACCAAAGAGAGTAACGCACAGTGAGTGTTGttcatttcatgaaaaaaaagggcgCAAAACCGCATTTCAATCTGCTGAAGTCTATGGCTCACTCTAacgctgcattcacaccaggcGCGATTTGCGAGTCACTGGGTGTATCCCGCTTTTGCGGGTCACCAGCTATCAAGCCCACTACGATGGCACCTGCGCTCCGGCTGACCCTGGGCGGCTGCGATCGCCAGCTCCAGCTCCAAGGACTCTTTGACAGgatggtgacctgtccaggtgtACCCCGTCTTCGCACAAAAGTAACCGGGACAGTCTCCCGCAACGCAGCGTAGCAAACAGAGGAAGAGGATCGAGCGAGCAAGCCAAATTTGTTGGTATAAAGcatgaagacaaaaagaaagcacaaaaactggccataaacatttgtttgagATATCAATGCTTATGTGATTGTTTCAAGATaccaaacacaaacaacacCTGATTCAAACAGTTCCATCATagctgaaacacacacaaaaaatgtatttgttacaCTGAAACCAGAACAATCGTTTTAAGTAGGAGATCTTTGCTTTGACTGTGTGGACGGTAAACTGACAACATTGATAAAATGTTGGTTTATCATTCATACACAAATGGTGCCAAAAATTGTACttgaaacatgaaacaaaaatggagtAGCAGCTTTTTTTCTGGTTGACATAGAGTGGATTCAGACTTTTATGGTCAGTGAGCCTCCACACACCCCAGTCCTTCTTTAATGTTTAACATATTTTACGTATTGGAGTGCCTGAATTGGTGCGATTGCATAGAACTGGATTTATGACATGAAATAAAGGTCTTTAATAGTTTCTCAGATTTGTCCTCCATTGTTACTTCCACATCCCTTaacacaggggtcgggaacctatggctcgcgagccatttATGGCTCTTTtaatggtcacatgtggctcgcagacaaatctttaattatactttttttttcattagaccagtccttctcgggcgcgatgcgatgccagaggcgcgcagtagtatcgGGAGAAAAATCAGCGCCAGCATTATccgtttactattatctattatttcacagagtttgtaccaactggaaacctgtgaatggccgtgcctaaaactgcgcgctttctctctgagaaagagcgcacagttgcggggacgggatgtgtgaggaagaaagcagagggtgggggtgaggtgttgtggggacaggcagcaggtgaatcgcgcagggattgtaataacgtaaaacccactgcccgtcactcactgcggcgtgtgagtgtatgtttggctccaggtctgcatgtgagtaatctgtctcacatctacagaacattcagacctacgatcacgtttgaagtctcaacgcctgcgtgaagcagaaactcaccacgtatcaaccagactagaccatcagcaaaaccaccacgagaaatactcatcatttattagcaacactATAACAATGCTAttcaaaagaatccacagacttattgtactttaaaaatgttgaaattacatcaaatgcacacattcacgtgtatatttagttttaaacatattgtcgcggactgagtttaacttagctgttgggccgcgttaaaagttctggagttcattgaacgcatcaagcagagatctgattggccctcagttctgtcgctcagcctgttgttaggtaatctggaccaatggggttcaactatgggccgaataagggaaatgggagggctggagcgggagcaggggaatatgaAGTTGGGAGAAGCTGtctctcgtctcagcgggagagattcaggagttgctgaattaattgtacggcgtttgttgtggtctgcagtaaccagaataaagaaccttaaaagaggttaagtctccgtgcctcagtgtgggaaagggacactacataaatgtatggctctttcgaaattacatttaaaaatatgtggcgtttatggctctctcggcaaaaAAGGTCCCCGACCCCTGCCTTAACATGTCTGTAAGAAAGGCCGTGACGCCACAAAGCTCAGTTTTGAGCTTTCCTTGGGCTGTATAAAGGTCATACCGTCAATCTTTGTTGTTCTATTTATGAGGCACCAGTGGCGAAACTGTGCAGCCAGTTAGTAGTTTGTATCCTGGACAAGAACTGACAGTGTTCCCATTGATTAAACCCATGACAGGCTGCGCTATTGAGAGCGGTGGAAGTGGACAGGCTTTATAGTCGCTTCTGAGGGATTCCCCCCTCCGTGTGGCTGTAGGCCGACAGCCGTTTTGAATGAAAAGTTGATGAACGGGCAACATCACGCCTCAGTCATAATACCCTACCCTGGACTCCCAGAGGAAGGGCAGAATTTTTAGAGCCTATCTGCAACCACCTTTCATTTTGGCTCATGTTGTGTTTGCCCTG
This genomic window contains:
- the lurap1l gene encoding leucine rich adaptor protein 1-like encodes the protein MDEDGGGVSPDLKDLEMKLGRKAPESLVRFLTGGKHSDKWAPAPHLATCKFCANSADLKRLESKMSLLKQEMANLRAIDVKLMQQLMSINEGIESIRWVIEDKGGLASQDGSLTGSTYSLSDSQDGTSLQGSFNSLNDGNGDGLDGLSVGSYLDTLEDLPDDPSPTGLDCFVDKTVVDGDGFAKSPLKARMESDEYYCFR